In Triticum urartu cultivar G1812 chromosome 6, Tu2.1, whole genome shotgun sequence, the following proteins share a genomic window:
- the LOC125514129 gene encoding uncharacterized protein LOC125514129: MRAAAGACSGGGKDTLVASFLRFILLLLLPLTALYILYALHAILSSSCPPEHDRLMAAAFVSHVTAHNHTSSTPPPPAMVTVSTPRTPPPLAIDTVPTARMTPATVTVVSTARMPPPPATVTVVTRATMPPPPATVTVTTARMPPPPATVMVKTTRMPPPPATVTVTRARMPPSPAAVTVVSTARVPPRPATVTLVSTASTPPPSPPATVTVSTTPTTLQHVVFGIAASARMWEKRKEYIKIWWRPNSGMRGFVWLDRGVRGSRVPEGLPAIKISSDTSGFPYTHRRGHRSAIRISRIVSETFRLGLPGVRWFVMGDDDTVFLPDNLLAVLGRLDHRQPYYVGSPSESHLQNIFFSYGMAFGGGGFAISQPLAARLERMQDACIRRYPWLYGSDDRIQACMAELGVPLTRHPGFHQYDVYGDLLGLLAAHPVAPLVSLHHLDVVRPLFPNVRSRPAALRRLFDGPVTLDSAGVMQQSICYDAANRWTVTVAWGFVVTVTRGVMPAREMEMPARTFLNWYRRADYKAHAFNTRPLARNQCERPALYYLASARRTVVRTGETTVTRYQRWRHRNDVRPPCQWRIPDPDALLDSVIVLKKPDPGLWDRSPMRNCCRVLSSPRKEGGGNKTMTIDVGVCKDWEYSQV, from the exons ATGAGGGCCGCCGCCGGGGCATGCTCCGGCGGCGGCAAGGACACCCTGGTGGCCTCCTTCCTCCGCTTCATCCTCCTCTTGCTTCTCCCTCTCACCGCTCTGTATATCCTCTACGCCCTGCACGCCATTCTGTCCTCCTCGTGCCCGCCTGAACATGATCGCCTCATGGCCGCCGCCTTCGTCTCACACGTCACCGCCCACAACCATACATCGTcgacgccgccgcctcctgcCATGGTCACGGTATCGACGCCGAGGACGCCGCCTCCACTGGCCATTGACACGGTGCCGACAGCGAGGATGACGCCCGCCACGGTCACGGTggtgtcgacggcgaggatgcctCCACCACCCGCTACGGTCACGGTGGTGACGAGGGCGACGatgccaccaccacccgccacgGTCACGGTGACGACGGCGAGGatgccaccaccacccgccacgGTCATGGTGAAGACGACGAGGatgccaccaccacccgccacgGTCACGGTGACGAGGGCGAGGATGCCACCATCACCCGCTGCGGTCACGGTGGTGTCGACGGCGAGGGTGCCACCACGACCCGCCACGGTCACGTTGGTGTCGACAGCAAGTACGCCACCACCATCACCACCTGCCACGGTGACGGTgtcgacgacgccgacgacgctGCAGCACGTGGTATTCGGCATCGCGGCGTCGGCGCGCATGTGGGAGAAGCGGAAGGAGTACATTAAGATCTGGTGGCGCCCTAACTCAGGCATGCGGGGGTTCGTGTGGCTGGACCGAGGGGTGCGGGGGTCGAGGGTGCCGGAGGGGCTGCCGGCCATCAAGATATCCTCTGACACCTCCGGCTTCCCCTACACGCACCGGCGCGGCCACCGCTCTGCCATCCGCATTTCCCGCATCGTCTCCGAGACCTTCCGCCTTGGGCTCCCAGGAGTGCGCTGGTTCGTCATGGGCGACGACGACACGGTTTTCCTCCCAGACAACCTCCTCGCCGTCCTCGGGAGGCTCGACCACCGGCAGCCATACTACGTCGGCTCCCCCTCCGAGAGCCACCTGCAGAACATCTTCTTCTCGTACGGGATGgcgttcggcggcggcggcttcgccATCAGCCAGCCACTGGCGGCGAGGCTGGAGCGGATGCAGGACGCCTGCATCCGCCGGTACCCGTGGCTGTACGGGAGCGACGACCGGATCCAGGCGTGCATGGCGGAGCTGGGCGTGCCGCTCACGAGGCACCCGGGGTTCCACCAGTACGACGTGTACGGTGACCTCCTGGGCCTCCTCGCCGCCCACCCGGTGGCGCCGCTGGTGTCGCTGCACCACCTCGACGTAGTGCGGCCTCTCTTCCCCAACGTGCGCTCGCGCCCGGCGGCTCTGCGGAGGCTGTTCGACGGGCCGGTGACGCTGGACTCGGCGGGGGTGATGCAGCAGTCGATATGCTACGACGCGGCGAACcggtggacggtgacggtggcgTGGGGGTTCGTGGTGACGGTGACGAGGGGCGTGATGCCGGCGCGGGAGATGGAGATGCCGGCGCGGACGTTCCTGAACTGGTACCGGCGCGCGGACTACAAGGCGCACGCGTTCAACACTCGGCCCCTGGCGCGCAACCAGTGCGAGAGGCCCGCGCTCTACTACCTGGCGTCGGCGCGGCGCACGGTGGTGCGCACCGGGGAGACCACCGTGACGAGGTACCAGCGGTGGCGCCACCGCAACGACGTACGGCCGCCTTGCCAGTGGAGGATCCCCGACCCGGACGCGCTGCTCGACAGCGTCATCGTGCTCAAGAAGCCTGACCCCGGGCTATGGGACCGG TCGCCGATGCGGAATTGCTGCAGGGTGCTGTCCTCTCCGAGGAAAGAAGGGGGCGGGAACAAGACGATGACCATAGACGTGGGTGTATGCAAGGACTGGGAGTACAGTCAAGTATAG